The Halomonas sp. 'Soap Lake #6' genomic sequence TTAAGTGGGGCAGTGCTGACTTGGTGAGATAAAAGTGGCTGAAGAGATTGGTCTGAAAGGTACGCAGTAGTTGATCATCAGGAATATCAGTGATGTCATCCCAATCGTACTGTTCAGCGGCGTTATTGATGACGATATTGATTTTGCCGAAGTGGTCTAAGGTGCGCTTAACGATCTCACGGCAAAATTTGGGCTCTGCCACATCGCCTTTCAATACCAAGCAGCGGCGACCCTCAGCTTCTACAAGCCGCTTGGTATCCTCGGCATCTTTATCTTCTTTCAAGTGCACAATCACGCTGTCCGCGCCTTCGCGGGCATAGTGAATGGCCACAGCACGGCCGATGCCGCTGTCACCGCCGGTAATAATCGCCACTTTATCACGCAGCTTTTCAGCGCCTTGATAGCTGTCGCGAATGTACTCAGGCTCAGGGTGCATGGCGTATTCATCGCCCGGCTGCTTATCTTGATGCTGGGGTGGTTGCTGTTGATCACTCATGTGCGGTCACTCCATTGTTGGCACACTTATGGTTGGCATACAGTTAACGCATCACTAACGCGCGGCTTTAAGTGAGCCTTCGCTAGTGTTGGTGTAAGCGCTCATGTCCTAGAGCGCCTTCACGTTGTTAACGTAGACCAAGGTCTTGATAGGGGCAAACTTCTGACTGGAGTGCTTAAGTGGTGTGCTTAAGAAGAGGTTGTTGATAGGCGGAGAATTGGCAACTCTACTGCTTGATAGTTTTAAACTATTCTTTATCAAGACTGACAATTTTTGAGAAAAGATAAGGTCGTGTTTTAACCGATTATTATTTAAAGATTTTTATTTTTATTATGCTTTTCATTAAAGAAGGCGCGAATTGTAAGTTGTGAGGAAGGAGCTACAGTGAAGGCAGGTTGGATATAAGGGTGGTACCTAGATACCGCTGACGTTTACGTTTATTACGGAATCCAATAAGCATTCAGGGAGCCTCATTAGTTAGTGAGGCTAAAGTAGTGAGGCTAAGAAGCCAAGACCACATGACACAAGGATGAAGCAATGAATCAATCTACTGACAATGGCAAGCACGCACCTAAAGATCACGACGATCATCACGACGAAGGCAATCCAATGCCGGATACGCATCATGTCAATCCCAAGACTGATGATGATGACAAGTCGGATGATAAGTCTCGTCAAAAAACTGGTGGTGGTAAGAAATAATTGACCACTGGTTATATACAGCAGAAGGCGCAAAGCAGCAGGGCGCTACTGTTGCCAGCAGCGCCCTGAGTTATGGATAAAACCCACGCCGACTACACTTCCACATTGATGGTCGGCATTATGGATACCGAGACGTCACTGCTAGGTAGTAGCTGCCCTAATGATGAGTAAAGAGCGTCGGAGGTGGATGCCGCAATGGCTTGGTCCGTCTTTTTCATGGCCTCTTCTGCTTTCTTTAGCTCACGGTGGGCTTCTTTATCTTCTTCTCTCAGCCGAATCTTGAGCTCGTTAACTACTTCTCGTAGTTCTTTTTGAGCTTCAGTCAGTACGCTGCGTAGTGCGTGCTCACTAGCACTGGGGCCAGTGGATGTTGATTGGCTGTCGTTATTGTGATGCGTAATGTCAGATAAGCTAGGCAACAACACGACTGCGTCATCTTTGACAAAGTCCGCTGCGTTATCCTCAACCGCTTGTTCAGCAGCGCGTTTAGCATCCTCCTCTGCCGTTTTTATATCGGCTTCTGCACTAGCTAGTTGGGCATCTATGGATGCATCGGCTTGGTTGCTTCCATCGCTGCTGGCCTGTGAGGCCGCTGGGTCAGCACTGCCAGCTGGGGCTACTGCTTGTTGAGCTGATGCTGCTGGCTGCATCACGGATGGGGTGGCGGTAATGCCAACACTGCCACCACCCTGGCTACCTAAAAGCTTAGCTGCACTCGCCAACTGATTAGCGATACTTTTGAGCTCCTTTGCCATGCTCTTAAGCCGTTCAGGCGAGGCAAAGCGCATCGTTGCTTTGAGCATTTCAAGACGCTGGCGCAAAAAGCCAACTTTCTCGCTGGCCTGCTGCTGGGACAGCTCCTTGGAGCTTGGTAACGATGCCAAACTCTTAAACGCTTCCTGCTGCTTTTTGATGCGTTTCGTGAAGGGGTCGTCTTTAGCAGGCTCGCTCTTTTGGAGAGCGACGCGAGTAGGCGTTAAAAACTGCGGTTCATCTTGGCGCTGGTTAATCAGTGTAAATGACGAAAATCCTATCTTCATGACGGCCTCCTCTGCTTATTACCCCTCTGCTTATTATTAGTTATCGGCCATTTAGCCTAGGTCTTTAAACCCCGGACTTTAGACGCCGCTTAACTTCCACGCTCAACCTGCCTTCACCGAGCTTCAATTTAAGCTTCTGGCCGGGCTGGGTATCGTCGGCCCGGCGGATAACTTGGCCTTTCTCATCCTGAGCGATAGCGTAACCGCGGCCTAAAACCGCCAGTGGGCTGATAGCATTTAGCTCTCGAGCAGCGCTATTTAGCCGAGCCTGACGAACCTCAAGCGTGCGCTGCATAGCTTTGCCCAAGCGGCGCTGTAGTTGGTCAACATACTCCTGCTCGGCGCGGTGCAAACGCGCCATGTCCTGGCTGGATAAACGTCTTTCCAGCTGTATCACCTGAGCTTTTTGCTGGGTGAGCGTTTGCTGCATAGCGCGCTGCAAGCGTTGGCTTAGCGTGGTTAAATGTTTGCGCTGGTGCTCAAGTTGCTCGCCGGGGTGGCGTAGCCGAGCGCGCAGGGTATCCAGCCGCTGGCTGTCGCGCTCTAAACGGGCTTGCATGGCACGGTGTAGCCGGTTTCCGAGCTGCTCCAGTTGGCGCGTTAGGGTGTGTTGGTCTGGTACTAAGCGCTCAGCGGCTGCCGACGGTGTGGGGGCGCGAACATCCGCTGCAAAATCCGCCAGAGTAACGTCCACTTCGTGGCCCACTGCGGACATCACCGGCAGTCGGGAGTGAAAAATCGCCCGTGCCAGATGCTCGTTATTAAATGCCCACAGGTCTTCCAAGCTGCCGCCACCCCGGGTTATCAAAATTACATCTTGCTCGGGGTCTAGCCGAGCTTGGCGGTTGAGGAGTGCCAGTGCCGATATCATCGCTGGTGCTGCTTCTACTCCCTGTACCGGCACTGGGATCAGTGTTACATCCGCCAGTGGCCAGCGCGCTTCCAGCACCGCTAGTACATCGCGAATGGCGGCGCCGGTCGCCGAGCTTAAAATCAGAATCTTGCGCGGCGGAAAGGGCAGGGGGCGGGCATTGGCAAACACGCCTTCACCTTCTAACTGTGCTTTTAGGCGTTCAAATGCTGCTAATAGCTCTCCGAGGCCCGCTGCTTGCACTGCTTCCGCAATCAGTTGGTAGTCGCCGCGTGGCTCAAACAGGGAAACACGCCCACGCAGTTTGACCTGATCGCCATCGCGCATGGGGGCAGAAACAAACCGCGCCCGCTGACGAAACAGCGCGCAGCGGATTTGTGCTCGGTCATCTTTTAAGGTGAAGTAGATGTGCCCCGACGCCGGGCGGGAAACATTAGAAAGCTCACCTTCCACCCATACCTCACCCACATCGCGCTCCAGGGTTTGCCTAGCACGCTGATTTAACTGACTAACGGAGAGTGTTTGGGGCATTTCGGGCATGGGCTGGCCTTCTTGATGAGATAATGAACATAGCTTATTAGCCATTGGTCTTTATTGAAAACCTTCTTCACATTGCTGCTAGGGCCTTCGAAACGTTATAATGGGGGATTAACTTTTCACGCCCCATCTTCCCACTTCACATTGGGTGTTGCCGCTATGCTACGTATGGCCCAAGAAGCGCTTACGTTCGATGACGTACTTCTCGTTCCAGGCTTCTCCGACATTCTCCCTAAGGATGTCAGCCTCAAAACCCGCCTGACCCGCAATCTCTCGCTTAACATTCCGCTTGTTTCCGCTGCCATGGACACCGTCACT encodes the following:
- a CDS encoding SDR family oxidoreductase — encoded protein: MSDQQQPPQHQDKQPGDEYAMHPEPEYIRDSYQGAEKLRDKVAIITGGDSGIGRAVAIHYAREGADSVIVHLKEDKDAEDTKRLVEAEGRRCLVLKGDVAEPKFCREIVKRTLDHFGKINIVINNAAEQYDWDDITDIPDDQLLRTFQTNLFSHFYLTKSALPHLSEGDTIIATSSINAFKGNDTLIDYTATKGAIQGLVRSLAISLMDRGIRVNAVAPGPVWTPLIPASFAKEKVAEFGNQVPMKRPGQPSEMGPAYVYLACEESSYMSGQTLHLNGGVVLNT
- the xseA gene encoding exodeoxyribonuclease VII large subunit; this encodes MPEMPQTLSVSQLNQRARQTLERDVGEVWVEGELSNVSRPASGHIYFTLKDDRAQIRCALFRQRARFVSAPMRDGDQVKLRGRVSLFEPRGDYQLIAEAVQAAGLGELLAAFERLKAQLEGEGVFANARPLPFPPRKILILSSATGAAIRDVLAVLEARWPLADVTLIPVPVQGVEAAPAMISALALLNRQARLDPEQDVILITRGGGSLEDLWAFNNEHLARAIFHSRLPVMSAVGHEVDVTLADFAADVRAPTPSAAAERLVPDQHTLTRQLEQLGNRLHRAMQARLERDSQRLDTLRARLRHPGEQLEHQRKHLTTLSQRLQRAMQQTLTQQKAQVIQLERRLSSQDMARLHRAEQEYVDQLQRRLGKAMQRTLEVRQARLNSAARELNAISPLAVLGRGYAIAQDEKGQVIRRADDTQPGQKLKLKLGEGRLSVEVKRRLKSGV